A portion of the Actomonas aquatica genome contains these proteins:
- a CDS encoding SAM-dependent methyltransferase, with the protein MIDWLLEKNLLPDALIRVGIRRLLAQRIRDEAGYDAAAYVADLKTRGIAEQTAAANEQHYEVPTRFYQLCLGARLKYSGCFYPTGNESLDEAETHMLDLYAERGEFTDGQDILELGCGWGSITLYLAARYPDSHITAVSNSRTQKLHIDAEATRRGLTNVTVITADMNDFDITPASFDRVISIEMFEHMKNYQRLLAHVARWLRPGGKLFVHIFTHRELSYHFVARDATDWMSRYFFTGGQMPAHDLLSHFQDDLTLEAAWQVNGRHYQQTAEHWLQNMDRHRDEILPLFAETYGANQTTKWWVYWRVFYMACAELWGYRNGEEWLVSHYRFSKPS; encoded by the coding sequence ATGATCGACTGGCTGCTCGAAAAGAACCTGCTCCCCGATGCCCTCATCCGCGTCGGCATCCGCCGCCTCCTCGCCCAACGCATCCGCGACGAGGCCGGCTACGATGCTGCCGCCTACGTGGCCGATCTCAAGACCCGCGGCATCGCCGAGCAAACCGCCGCCGCCAACGAGCAGCACTACGAGGTGCCCACCCGCTTCTACCAGCTCTGCCTCGGCGCCCGCCTCAAATACTCCGGCTGCTTCTATCCCACCGGGAACGAATCCCTCGACGAAGCCGAGACCCACATGCTCGACCTTTACGCCGAGCGCGGAGAGTTCACCGACGGGCAGGACATCCTCGAGCTCGGCTGCGGCTGGGGCTCCATCACGCTCTACCTCGCCGCCCGCTATCCCGACTCCCACATCACCGCTGTATCCAATTCCCGGACACAGAAGCTCCACATCGATGCCGAGGCCACCCGCCGCGGCCTGACCAACGTCACCGTGATCACGGCCGACATGAACGATTTCGACATCACGCCCGCGTCCTTCGACCGCGTGATCTCCATCGAGATGTTTGAACACATGAAGAACTACCAACGGCTCCTCGCCCATGTGGCCCGTTGGCTGCGCCCCGGCGGCAAGCTCTTCGTCCACATCTTCACCCACCGCGAGCTGTCCTATCACTTCGTCGCCCGCGACGCGACCGACTGGATGTCCCGCTACTTTTTCACCGGCGGTCAGATGCCCGCCCACGATCTGCTCAGCCACTTCCAAGACGACCTCACTCTCGAGGCCGCTTGGCAGGTCAACGGCCGCCACTATCAGCAGACCGCCGAACACTGGCTCCAGAACATGGACCGCCACCGCGACGAAATCCTCCCGCTCTTCGCCGAAACCTACGGCGCGAACCAAACCACCAAATGGTGGGTCTATTGGCGCGTCTTCTACATGGCTTGCGCCGAACTCTGGGGCTACCGCAACGGCGAGGAATGGCTCGTGAGCCAC